In Methyloterricola oryzae, the DNA window CAATTGGAACAGGCGCTGCGCGGTTTCACCGGCACCGAGCATTGGTTCCGCCATGCCTTTGTGAGAGCCATGACCTACACCGACGGAGTCCAGTTTTTCGCCGAGCAGGGCGGGGCGCAGGGAGCCTATTGGTTTCTCGATATCGTCGCGACGGAATACTTCCCCCATCTGCAACGTCATCCGTTTCAGGTTGTCGAGGTGGAGGTTAATGACTCCCGCGCAGCCATTCGGGTCGAAGACGGCAATGGGCAGGCTCTGTTTTCAAGGGACATCGAGTTCACGGACCTGCAAACGGGAAGGTGGAGGTTTTACCTGACCGACAACGTTCTACTGCTGCCGAGCGAGTATTGATCCATCACGAAGTCGGCGGCCGGTGCAATTGTCGAGTCGGACTCTGGGCTGGCCCGATGGCTGTTCGGGGTCGCCGAGCTGAGCTCGGATCTTTCCCCCGCTACGGGGGCTTTTTCGAGCCGTTTACGGACGGCTGGAAAAAGTCTCTAAGGTTCAGTTTCAAACCGTTGCGGCGTGCGGCTCACGTCGCCGAGGCCTCCCGCCTCGACAATTCGGGAGTGACCCTTTGCCAGTGCGTGCCTGCTTCGCCGCTGGAAGCGCTTTCATTTCGGAGGCGCTGTGCAGGCTTTTTCTACTGCGAGCTCTCGGGCTCTTTTCAACTCACCCACCGGGGAAGTCATTCCCCGTGCTGGGGGGGATTTCTCCGGTATTCGTTCATAGCTTGGATGCGGAGATTGACTATGACTGATTTATACGTCCATGATTTGTTAGGCGATTACGTGCCGGCACACGGCGAGCTGATTCTCGCCGAAGCCAGGCGCCGGTTGGCCGCGAAGTACCGCCGGGGCGCCGCGCTCACTGAGCCCGATGCCGTGCGCGAGGCGCTCCAATGGCGCCTGGCGGAGCGGCCTTACGAAGTGTTTGGCTGCCTCTGGTTGGACAATCGACATCGTGTGATCGAATTCGCCGAATTATTCAAAGGCACCATCGATGCGGCAGCAGTCTACCCGCGGGAGGTGGTTAAGGCGGCCTTGGCGCACAACAGCGCAGCTGTCGTGTTCGTTCACAATCATCCTTCAGGCGTCGCCGAGCCCAGCGATGCCGACCGGCTCCTGACAGTCAAGCTCAAGGCCGCTTTGGCCCTCGTGGACGTCAAGACGCTGGACCATTTCGTGGTGGCTGCCGAAGGTAGCTACTCGTTCGCAGAACATGGGCTGTTGTGAATTGAGCCTTGACCTTGGAGATTCTCCCCCGACTCCGGGGGCTTTTTCGAGTACCGCGTGGGGTGCTGGAGAAAGCATCCGGTGTTTTACCGTGGCACTGTGCGGCTCACAGTGCCGAGGCTTCCCGCCTCGCTAATCCAGGGAGACCTTTAGCCGCCGCGCGCTTGCGTTTCCGACGGCCATGCCTTCGGGCATGTTGCAGGCATGATCGACGCAGCCCTTGCCGGGGAGATTCCTCCCCCGAAGGGGCGGAATGTCTCCGGCTTTTTTACTTTGCAGGAGACCTACCATGAATCAATTGGCCACCCGGTTCCGGAGTGACGCGCGCGTCACACGTTCCCATCAATCTTTGACCGACGACGAGATACGGCGCGTAGCGCCATCCATTTACGCCGATACACCCCATTACTCGCGCTCCGCGCGATATGGGTACATTCCCACCAGCCAGGTTCTCCAGGGCCTGCGCCAGGAGGGCTTCCAGCCCTTCATGGCTTGCCAGGCCAGGGCGCGGGGCGATCGTGGGGACTTTACCAAACACATGCTCAGGCTACGCCATGTCTCGCAGATCGATGGCGAGCAAGCCAACGAGATTGTGTTGATCAATAGTCACGATGGCTCCAGTGCCTACCAGATGCTGGCCGGCGTGTTTCGATTCGTTTGCGAGAACGGCATGGTTTGTGGAGAGACCGTGGAAGACCTGCGTATCCCACATCGTGGCGATGTCGCGGGGCGAGTCATCGAGGGTGCCTATCGGATTCTGGATGATTTCGAGAACATCGACCGTTGCCGCGAAGGTATGCAAGGCGTTCAGTTGTCCGATGCCGAAGCCCACTTGCTGGCCCGCTCCGCGTTGACCTTGCGCTTCGAGGACGAATTCCGGGCGCCGGTGGTGCCTGAGCAGGTACTGCAGCCCAAGCGCTTCGCCGATACAGGTCAGGACCTCTGGAGCCGGTTCAACGTGGTTCAGGAGAACCTGGTCCGCGGCGGGTTGCTGGGACGCAACGCCAGTGGACGGATCACCACCACTCGGGCGGTCAACGGCATAGACGGCAACGTCAAGCTCAACCGCGCCTTGTGGATGCTCGCCGATGGTATGCGCAAGCTAAAGGGGGGATGAGCCATGGCTTTGTGTCCCCGTCTGTCAGAGCGAATCGGTCTCGACACGGAGCCGTGACTGGAGTTGAAGTCGCAGCGTCGTCGAGGCCGTGCGCTGGCGGCCGCTGGGTAACACCGTCGGGTTCCACCAATCAGGCTGCAATCAGCAGTGCTGTTCCTATTGCGTCTGCTCTTGATTGCATCAATGCGTTCCGGCCTTTGGGCCGGAACGCTTTTCACCACCCAGGAGGGCCGATTGCCCCGCAGGGGTGTCGTGCCGCCCCACTTTTTTGGAGATTCACCATGGCTTTGATGTTTCAACGTTTGGCGCGCAATTTCGTCAAGGAGGGTTACTTTCCAGCCGACGCTGACACCACCGCACGGATTCTGTCCATGCTGGAGCCGGTGCCGAATGGGACCCTCAGGATCATCGACCCCTGTGCCGGCGAAGGTGTGGCTTTGGCCGAGTGCAAACAGTACCTGGGCCAGGAACGTACTAAGGCTTACGGCGTGGAGTTCGACGAGGAACGCGCTTGGCATGCCAAGGGGCTGCTCGACTGCGTGATCCACGGCGACTTTCAGGACACGATAATCTCCTAGCGCAGCTTTGGCTTGCTCTTCCTCAACCCGCCCTATGGTGACCTGGTGACGGATAAGGCCGTTACAGGCGATGCAGGGAAGGGGCGCCAGAAGCTGGAAAAGCTGTTTTACCAGCGGGGCATCCGCTTGTTGCAGCCTGGGGGTATTCTCGTCCTGATCGTACCCTACACCAGCCTGGACAAGGAGTTCTGCGCTTGGATCGCTAGCCATTGCGAAGCGGTGGTGGTGTATCGGGCGCCCGTGGATACCTACCGCCAGGCGGTGGTGGTCGGCCGACGCAGGGCAGGTATCGCCAATGGCGAGGACACGCGGGATGTCCGGGAGCGGCTGCTGGCGGTCGGCTCTTGCGGGTGCACGGACGTATTGCCGGCGGTCTGGCAAGGTGAGCCGTACGCCGTGCCGGCACTGACAGTGAACGCGCCGGCGCTGCGTTTCAACCTGGTGCGCATGGACGCCGCGCAATTGCGGGAGGAGATTCGCCGTTACCCTTGCCTGTGGCCGCAATTCGAGTTGCATTTCGGGCAGAAGGCAGGTCGTGCGCGGCTACCGCTGAGGGCCTTGTCACGCTGGCATCTGGCGCTGTCGCTGGCGGCAGGGCAGGTGTGTGGCGTGGTGCGTTCCAACGACGGTACTCGGGCCTATCTAATCAAAGGCGACACCTTCAAGCAAAAAAAGGTGGATGTGACCGTGGAACACGCTGAGACCCCGGCGGGACAACGGCGTAGCACCGAGACGCGGGTTGCCACCGACGTCTTCGTGCCCGTGATCCGGGCACTGGACTTGACCCAGGGTAGCCCGAGCTTTGGTAAAGCGCTGGTCATTCAGTAAGTAGGAGGCTCCAGTTGACAGGATTGATTTGCGACCCCATCCGTTCAGGCACAGTGACTCCGGTATGTCGTCGATGCGGCGTCCGGCTGAGCCAGAGCCTCAGCGTCGAGGCCTACAGGGCCGACCGACTGTTTTGGGATGACTGGATCTGCGATGTCTGCAACGGCGGCCGGGCACTGTCGATGTCGCAATGGCGACAGCAACGTGCTGGTGGGCTCGACCGGCCGGGATGGAACCGGATATCCGAACTGGGACGTCTGCTCTAACAACCAAGTTACATTCACGTCCCCCTGCGCACCAGGGGGCTTTTTCGAGGGCCGGCGCGGCGGGCTCTGGAAAAAGCTCATTGCATCCGATGTTGTACGTGGCGACTGCGTTCAGTCGCCGAGGTCTCCGACCTCGCTAAAAAGCGGAGACCCTAAGCCGCCGCGCGCCTGCACCTCCGCCGGCCGGTCCTTCGTGACTGCTGCAGGCACTTTTACTTTACCTGGCGCGAGCGCGTGGTCCCTCCGCGGCATTTCTCTGACGTGAAGGCGGGATCACTGTGTTTTGCTGGGGGCGTTGCGGCGCTTGGGTGGCCTTGCAAGAGGCGACGCGGCAATCTCGTCATTTTCAACCCATAAGGGGCATTTCGGCCCCTCGGGAACGGTGTGCCCTTTTTCTTGAAGGAGTACACCATGAACGAAACTCTAACGGTTGCGCAGGACGTCATCGACGTGCTGCGCTCGGCCACCATTGAAGGACAGCAGTTGATTCTGTCGGGTCAATTGGAACGCGATCTCTACGAGCGAACCGACCGCGTTCTGGAACACATCGGCGGGGCATGGGTGCGTCGGGACCAGGCGCACTGTTTCCCGCATGACGTGGATTTGCCTGAGACAATCGGGCGTATTCTCGAGTCAGCGGAAGCGGAAGCGGAAGCGGAAGCGGAGGCGTATGCGGGCATGAACCAGCCTCGTTGGAGGCCGCAAGACGTCGCAGCCAACGAGGAGACGGAGGCTGCACCAGCACACGTCATTCCACTGGTGCAGTTCGTCGAAGACTTCGGCGACGGGCTGATGCAAGCGGTCTCGCAACAGAACCCGCCGGTGTACGACGGGCGACCGGATCCGGCCCGTGATGCGGTCATGGATGGCCTCAAACGTCAGCCTTTTCCTGCTCAGAGGGAAGTGGTGCAGGCAGTGACCCGGTTGCTGGTGGAGGCCGACGAACAGGCCGCTATCGTGAATGCGGAAATGGGAACCGGGAAGACCATCATGGCGATCGCGGCTGCCGCGGTGTTACATAGGGAAGGCTATCGACGGACGCTGATCATCAGCCCGCCACATCTTGTGTACAAATGGCGCCGAGAGATCCTTGAAACGGTCAGTGATGCAAACGTGTGGGTGCTGAACGGGCCGGATACCTTGCGTCAGTTGCTGAAAATCCGCCGCCTTGGCGCTGAGCCGACTGCCGGCAAAGTACAGGAGTTCTACGTCATCGGCCGGGTGCGCATGCGCATGGGCTTCGATTGGATGCCGGTGGCGCTGAAGCGGAAGCTACATGTTCGGGTTTTCACCGAGGCCAACAACTCCCGCTCGGCGTCGTACTTGCGGACCGACAGCGTGGCTGCATGCCCGCGCTGTGGCACGCCGCTCAAGGACGAGGACGGGGCGTTGCTGAACTGGTCGGCATTCATGGCCACAGCTGGGGACCGGCGCCGGGCGTGTACCGCCGAGTTTGGCAGGCGGTCTTGTGGGGAACGCTTGTGGACGCTCAAGCGTTCGAGCGCAAGTACAAGCCGAGCGGACATCGTCAAGGGCGCACTGTGCCAGCTGCCCACCATCGGTCCCAAGACCGCTGACAAGCTCTTGCGGGCATTTGGCCCTGAGACCCTGGCTGCGATGCTGTCTGACAACCCGTTCGATTTTATCAACCTGATGGATGAGGACGGCGAGTTGGTATTTGAGGACCGCCAGGCTATGCGCATGGAAAAGCGCATGGCGACGCAGGAGTTCGCGTTTGGGCAAGGTGGATATCAACCCACCGAGTACATCAAGCGCTATCTTCCGCAGGGCTTCTTCGACCTGCTGATCGTCGACGAAGGGCATGAGTTCAAGAACGAGGGATCGGCGCAAGGCCAGGCCATGGGGGTCCTGGCGGCCAAGTGCCGCAAGACGATTCTGATGACCGGGACCTTGATGGGAGGCTATGCCGATGATCTGTTCGTCTTGCTTTGGAGGATAC includes these proteins:
- a CDS encoding JAB domain-containing protein, whose amino-acid sequence is MTDLYVHDLLGDYVPAHGELILAEARRRLAAKYRRGAALTEPDAVREALQWRLAERPYEVFGCLWLDNRHRVIEFAELFKGTIDAAAVYPREVVKAALAHNSAAVVFVHNHPSGVAEPSDADRLLTVKLKAALALVDVKTLDHFVVAAEGSYSFAEHGLL
- a CDS encoding DUF932 domain-containing protein, with the protein product MNQLATRFRSDARVTRSHQSLTDDEIRRVAPSIYADTPHYSRSARYGYIPTSQVLQGLRQEGFQPFMACQARARGDRGDFTKHMLRLRHVSQIDGEQANEIVLINSHDGSSAYQMLAGVFRFVCENGMVCGETVEDLRIPHRGDVAGRVIEGAYRILDDFENIDRCREGMQGVQLSDAEAHLLARSALTLRFEDEFRAPVVPEQVLQPKRFADTGQDLWSRFNVVQENLVRGGLLGRNASGRITTTRAVNGIDGNVKLNRALWMLADGMRKLKGG
- a CDS encoding SNF2-related protein, yielding MNETLTVAQDVIDVLRSATIEGQQLILSGQLERDLYERTDRVLEHIGGAWVRRDQAHCFPHDVDLPETIGRILESAEAEAEAEAEAYAGMNQPRWRPQDVAANEETEAAPAHVIPLVQFVEDFGDGLMQAVSQQNPPVYDGRPDPARDAVMDGLKRQPFPAQREVVQAVTRLLVEADEQAAIVNAEMGTGKTIMAIAAAAVLHREGYRRTLIISPPHLVYKWRREILETVSDANVWVLNGPDTLRQLLKIRRLGAEPTAGKVQEFYVIGRVRMRMGFDWMPVALKRKLHVRVFTEANNSRSASYLRTDSVAACPRCGTPLKDEDGALLNWSAFMATAGDRRRACTAEFGRRSCGERLWTLKRSSASTSRADIVKGALCQLPTIGPKTADKLLRAFGPETLAAMLSDNPFDFINLMDEDGELVFEDRQAMRMEKRMATQEFAFGQGGYQPTEYIKRYLPQGFFDLLIVDEGHEFKNEGSAQGQAMGVLAAKCRKTILMTGTLMGGYADDLFVLLWRILTRRLLEDGYRVNARGSLAPAAMAFMREHGVLKDVFKETDEGSHRTARGKRLTVHTKKAPGFGPKGIARYVLPYTVFLKLKDIGGNVLPSFDERLIEVAMSEEQAEYYGTLRRNLVDALKDALRKGDKTLLGVVLNALLAWPECCFRMEAIKHPRTGALLASAPPLFEAEPTPKERELIKLCREQKARGRRVLAYTIYTGTRDTTLRLRLLLQKEGFAVSVLRSSVPTEKREDWILDQVDRGVDVLICNPELVKTGLDLLDFPAIVFLQSGFNVYTVQQASRRSWRIGQKQPVEVFYLGYAETAQSDCLRLMAKKIAVSQSTSGDTPETGLDALNQEEDSLEVALAKRLIQ